In one Brevibacillus composti genomic region, the following are encoded:
- the nuoI gene encoding NADH-quinone oxidoreductase subunit NuoI — translation MLGLAKGLGYTFKKLTEKKVTHFYPDVPFPMPPRFRGIQHFSPEKCIVCNQCARVCPTECIQLTGKPHPDPEKKGKIIDTYDINFEICILCDLCTEVCPTEAIVMTNNFELATYSRDELYKNLKWLDDNNTNVREEN, via the coding sequence ATGCTAGGACTGGCCAAAGGCCTTGGGTATACGTTTAAGAAACTGACCGAGAAAAAAGTTACGCATTTTTACCCGGACGTGCCTTTTCCCATGCCGCCCCGTTTTCGCGGCATTCAACACTTCTCGCCGGAAAAATGCATTGTATGCAACCAGTGCGCGCGGGTATGTCCGACCGAATGCATCCAATTGACGGGCAAGCCCCATCCGGACCCGGAGAAAAAAGGGAAAATTATCGATACCTACGATATCAACTTCGAAATCTGCATTCTCTGCGACTTGTGCACAGAGGTATGTCCGACCGAAGCGATCGTGATGACCAATAACTTCGAGCTGGCGACGTACAGTCGGGATGAGCTGTACAAGAACCTCAAATGGCTCGATGACAACAACACCAATGTCAGGGAGGAGAACTAG
- the nuoL gene encoding NADH-quinone oxidoreductase subunit L, with product MDTFMQYAWLIPLFPLFAFIVIVSFGRQLKEGAAAVGILLTAVSFLLAVVTFWQRFQEGAIDYNYSLDWLKVGDIVITMGFEVNQLNAMMLVIVTLVSLLVQIYSKGYMKGDERFPVFYQYLALFTFSMLGLVIAPNLLQVYIFWELVGVCSFLLVGYYYFKPEAKAAAKKAFIVTRIGDLGLFIGICLLFWWTGSFEYTQIFDSVALGKLEPWMITLAAILIFVGAVGKSGQFPLHTWLPDAMEGPTPVSALIHAATMVAAGVYLVAATFPLFIASETALNVVAYVGGFTAIFAASIGLTQRDIKRVLAYSTVSQLGFMMLALGVAGAAGYVAGTFHLMTHAFFKALLFLGAGSVIHAVHTQNVFEMGGLWKKMPITALTFLIGCLAIAGIFPFAGFWSKEAILGAVYEAHRFDLLLIAMLAAFFTAFYMFRLFFLTFAGEARGKHDAHESPGVMTGPLLVLALLAIVSGFMHTPFAPVLGDWLMSGEVGAAIENVYGMGEGHAAAWLQIVALAVSILGIFLAWLMYGKRSIPSDAIPEAMPWLYQLSYRKYFVDELYQGVIVRPLGWLGQLLNLFDKYVVDGLVALVAKITQGIGSLHGRAQNGQVQSYGAMVLFGLVLLIVAITLTAQGGGVLGIGQ from the coding sequence ATGGATACCTTTATGCAATACGCTTGGTTGATTCCTCTGTTTCCGCTCTTTGCTTTCATCGTGATCGTCTCGTTTGGCCGTCAGTTGAAAGAAGGAGCAGCCGCTGTCGGAATACTGTTGACTGCCGTTTCATTCTTATTGGCAGTCGTGACGTTCTGGCAAAGGTTTCAAGAGGGAGCCATTGACTACAACTATTCGCTGGATTGGCTAAAGGTTGGAGATATTGTCATCACCATGGGCTTTGAGGTGAACCAGCTGAACGCGATGATGCTGGTAATCGTGACCTTGGTCAGCCTGCTGGTGCAGATCTACTCCAAAGGCTATATGAAGGGCGACGAGCGGTTTCCGGTTTTTTATCAGTATCTGGCCCTTTTTACGTTTTCCATGCTGGGCCTGGTGATCGCTCCCAACCTGCTGCAGGTTTACATTTTCTGGGAGTTGGTCGGGGTTTGCTCGTTTTTGCTCGTCGGTTATTACTATTTCAAGCCGGAAGCGAAAGCGGCGGCGAAAAAAGCATTCATTGTTACGCGCATCGGAGACTTGGGTCTTTTTATCGGAATCTGCCTGTTGTTCTGGTGGACGGGCAGCTTTGAGTATACGCAAATCTTTGACAGTGTCGCGCTCGGCAAGCTGGAGCCGTGGATGATCACACTGGCGGCGATCCTGATCTTCGTCGGTGCCGTGGGGAAATCGGGTCAATTCCCGCTTCATACCTGGCTTCCGGACGCCATGGAAGGTCCGACGCCGGTGTCCGCCCTGATTCACGCGGCGACGATGGTCGCGGCCGGGGTGTATCTCGTGGCAGCGACATTCCCGCTGTTTATCGCTTCCGAGACAGCATTGAACGTCGTAGCGTATGTCGGCGGATTCACCGCGATCTTCGCGGCTTCGATCGGTCTGACACAGCGCGATATCAAGCGCGTTCTCGCTTACTCGACGGTCAGCCAGCTCGGCTTTATGATGCTGGCGCTGGGGGTAGCCGGTGCTGCCGGTTACGTAGCGGGCACCTTCCACTTGATGACGCATGCCTTCTTCAAAGCGCTGCTCTTCCTGGGCGCAGGAAGCGTGATTCATGCTGTACATACCCAGAATGTTTTTGAAATGGGTGGATTGTGGAAAAAGATGCCGATTACCGCGCTGACGTTCCTGATCGGGTGTCTGGCGATCGCAGGGATCTTCCCGTTTGCCGGCTTCTGGTCCAAAGAAGCGATTCTCGGCGCAGTCTACGAAGCACATCGCTTTGACCTGCTGCTGATCGCCATGCTGGCAGCGTTCTTTACCGCGTTTTACATGTTCCGTCTCTTCTTCCTGACGTTCGCCGGAGAAGCGCGGGGCAAGCACGATGCGCATGAATCGCCAGGCGTTATGACCGGGCCGCTATTGGTCCTCGCTTTGCTGGCGATCGTGTCCGGCTTTATGCACACGCCGTTTGCTCCTGTGCTGGGAGACTGGCTGATGAGCGGAGAAGTGGGCGCGGCGATTGAGAATGTATACGGGATGGGCGAAGGGCATGCGGCCGCTTGGTTGCAGATCGTCGCTCTGGCTGTATCCATCCTGGGTATTTTCCTGGCCTGGCTGATGTACGGCAAGCGGTCGATTCCTTCCGATGCGATTCCGGAAGCGATGCCGTGGCTGTACCAGCTTTCCTACCGCAAGTATTTTGTAGATGAGCTGTATCAGGGAGTCATTGTCCGTCCGTTGGGATGGCTCGGACAGTTGCTCAATCTGTTTGACAAGTATGTAGTAGACGGATTGGTGGCCTTGGTGGCGAAAATCACCCAAGGGATCGGTTCATTGCATGGCCGGGCACAAAACGGGCAGGTGCAATCGTACGGAGCCATGGTGCTGTTTGGCCTGGTGCTGTTGATTGTCGCCATCACATTGACGGCGCAGGGAGGTGGAGTCCTTGGCATTGGCCAATAG
- a CDS encoding NADH-quinone oxidoreductase subunit J, with protein MNGEFLAFFILSLLTIGGAVFMISFTRVVHMVISLGITFISIAGLFVLLGAEFVGVAQILVYSGAISILMLFGIMLTKHDASDEGSTHKWKNAFALIFVAVLFGLMFWGIQRTVWPQPAETAVTEVSNVKQIGVDVFKIYVIPFELISVLLLVALVGAIIMAKKEEDSE; from the coding sequence ATGAATGGCGAGTTTCTTGCGTTTTTTATCCTCTCCCTCCTGACGATTGGCGGAGCGGTCTTCATGATCAGCTTCACCCGTGTCGTGCATATGGTGATTTCGCTTGGCATCACGTTTATCAGCATCGCCGGCCTGTTCGTTTTGCTCGGGGCGGAATTCGTCGGAGTAGCGCAAATCCTGGTCTACTCCGGAGCGATCTCCATTCTGATGCTGTTTGGGATCATGCTGACCAAGCACGACGCATCTGATGAGGGTTCCACTCACAAATGGAAAAACGCGTTTGCGCTGATTTTTGTCGCAGTTCTGTTTGGACTGATGTTTTGGGGAATTCAGCGCACAGTCTGGCCGCAGCCAGCGGAAACGGCTGTCACTGAGGTGAGCAACGTCAAGCAGATCGGGGTAGACGTGTTCAAGATCTACGTCATTCCGTTTGAGCTGATCTCTGTTCTGCTCCTGGTTGCTCTCGTAGGCGCGATCATCATGGCGAAAAAGGAGGAGGACAGCGAATGA
- the nuoH gene encoding NADH-quinone oxidoreductase subunit NuoH, with protein sequence MMRELLQQAPSLGNIMWFFLAAVVLLAVLLGFVTYAIYFERKVIGWMQLRIGPNRVGPLGLLQTVADVAKLLIKEDTRPKHADRALYTLAPILVYAPAFGVLAVLPFTDKIQFADLGIGILYYIALSGITVLGVITAGWASNNKYSLIGGLRSAAQMISYEVPLVMSVVGVVLMTGSMNLREIVEAQRDMWNFIPQILGLGVFLIAAQAELNRTPFDLPEAESELVGGYHVEYSGFRFAMFMLAEYVYMFGMGALITILFFGGWLPPIQALDFIPGIVWFVLKFSVYIFLQFWLRATMPRPRADQLMSFSWKVLLPLALLNILVTAVVISYQSGMFS encoded by the coding sequence TTGATGCGCGAGCTTTTGCAACAGGCACCTTCACTGGGAAATATCATGTGGTTTTTCCTCGCTGCCGTCGTGTTGCTGGCGGTTCTGCTCGGCTTCGTGACCTATGCGATTTATTTTGAGCGCAAAGTAATCGGCTGGATGCAGCTGCGGATCGGTCCCAACCGCGTCGGACCCCTGGGTCTTTTGCAGACGGTGGCTGACGTCGCCAAGCTGCTGATCAAGGAAGATACGCGCCCCAAGCATGCCGACCGGGCCCTGTACACGCTGGCGCCGATCCTGGTGTATGCGCCGGCGTTTGGCGTACTGGCCGTCCTGCCCTTTACGGATAAAATTCAGTTTGCCGATCTGGGCATCGGGATTTTGTACTACATCGCTCTCTCCGGAATCACTGTTTTGGGCGTGATTACGGCGGGGTGGGCCTCCAATAACAAGTACTCGCTGATCGGGGGACTTCGCTCCGCTGCCCAGATGATCAGTTACGAGGTGCCGCTGGTCATGTCCGTCGTCGGGGTAGTCCTGATGACAGGCAGCATGAATCTGCGGGAGATTGTCGAAGCGCAGCGGGATATGTGGAACTTTATTCCACAAATCCTCGGTCTCGGGGTATTTTTGATCGCGGCCCAGGCTGAGCTGAACCGGACACCGTTTGACCTGCCGGAAGCAGAGTCGGAGCTGGTGGGCGGTTACCACGTCGAGTATTCCGGCTTCCGCTTTGCCATGTTCATGCTGGCGGAATACGTCTATATGTTTGGGATGGGCGCACTCATCACGATCCTGTTCTTCGGAGGATGGCTGCCGCCGATACAGGCATTGGACTTCATTCCGGGGATCGTCTGGTTTGTGCTCAAGTTCTCTGTGTATATCTTTCTGCAGTTCTGGCTCCGTGCGACGATGCCGCGTCCACGCGCCGACCAGTTGATGTCGTTTTCCTGGAAAGTGCTGTTGCCATTAGCGCTCCTGAACATCCTGGTCACTGCCGTGGTGATCTCCTACCAAAGCGGCATGTTCTCCTAA
- a CDS encoding NADH-quinone oxidoreductase subunit A: protein MGEIYTNNYVIVAIFLFLGVLLPVATVSIIGPLLRPKKPTPEKMTTYESGNIPVGDSWVRFNVKYYIFALLFVIFDVETLFLYPWAVAYKELGLFALVEMVIFICLLVVGLIYAWRKKVLEWN, encoded by the coding sequence TTGGGTGAAATCTATACCAACAATTATGTCATTGTGGCGATTTTCTTGTTCCTCGGTGTACTGCTGCCTGTAGCCACAGTCAGTATCATCGGTCCGTTACTGCGCCCGAAAAAGCCGACTCCGGAAAAAATGACTACCTATGAAAGCGGTAACATTCCGGTAGGGGACAGCTGGGTTCGCTTTAACGTCAAGTACTACATTTTCGCCTTGCTCTTCGTGATTTTTGATGTAGAAACCCTCTTTCTGTATCCATGGGCAGTAGCCTACAAGGAACTGGGCCTGTTCGCCCTGGTGGAAATGGTCATCTTTATTTGCTTGCTGGTGGTTGGACTGATTTACGCCTGGAGAAAGAAGGTGCTGGAATGGAACTAG
- a CDS encoding NADH-quinone oxidoreductase subunit C yields MTDEKRKPTPEEKAKAAAEARAKAEALRKAKEQEQLAAETAAPGEAAQQSESGAAASGQAAEQAAAPSKPVSEMTPEEKAAAKAAAAAAAAAKAKAAREAAQQAESGAAASGQASEQAAAPSKPVSEMTPEEKAAAKAAAAAAAAAKAKAAREASESGGDTDAEAKAKAAAAAKAKAAAAAAAAAKAKAAREAAEGGDAGGDDAKAKAAAAAKAKAAAAAAAAAKAKGAASGGDAEAAPEAPKPPSKNQPYLDKYVARLTEKFGADVVESSYINELSKEVPTLVIKNERWLEVAAFLKEDEALAFDYLANLHGVDYEDRMEVYYHFYSYPNRQSVAVKVKTDREQPTVPSVMNIWRGADWNERETYDLLGIHFPGHTDLRRILLPDEWVGHPLRKDYVQYDEEV; encoded by the coding sequence ATGACGGACGAAAAACGCAAACCGACGCCGGAGGAAAAGGCAAAGGCAGCAGCAGAAGCCCGAGCCAAGGCCGAAGCTTTGCGGAAAGCCAAAGAACAAGAGCAGCTTGCGGCGGAAACGGCGGCTCCGGGTGAAGCGGCCCAGCAGTCCGAGTCGGGAGCAGCAGCTTCCGGTCAAGCAGCCGAGCAGGCTGCAGCACCGAGCAAGCCTGTCTCCGAGATGACGCCGGAAGAAAAGGCAGCAGCCAAAGCGGCGGCAGCGGCAGCGGCGGCGGCCAAAGCCAAGGCAGCGCGCGAAGCGGCCCAGCAGGCCGAGTCGGGAGCAGCAGCATCCGGTCAAGCTAGCGAGCAAGCAGCAGCGCCGAGCAAGCCTGTCTCCGAGATGACGCCGGAAGAAAAGGCAGCAGCCAAAGCGGCGGCAGCGGCAGCAGCGGCGGCCAAAGCTAAGGCGGCGCGCGAAGCGTCTGAAAGCGGCGGAGACACCGATGCAGAGGCCAAGGCGAAAGCAGCGGCGGCAGCGAAAGCAAAAGCGGCGGCAGCGGCAGCAGCAGCGGCCAAAGCCAAAGCGGCCCGGGAAGCAGCGGAGGGCGGCGATGCTGGAGGCGATGATGCCAAGGCAAAAGCAGCGGCAGCAGCCAAAGCCAAAGCGGCGGCGGCAGCGGCAGCGGCGGCCAAAGCAAAGGGAGCGGCAAGCGGCGGAGATGCAGAAGCTGCGCCGGAAGCGCCCAAGCCCCCATCCAAAAACCAGCCGTACCTGGATAAGTATGTGGCCCGCCTGACGGAGAAGTTCGGGGCAGATGTCGTGGAATCATCCTATATTAATGAGCTTTCCAAAGAAGTGCCGACTTTGGTGATCAAAAATGAACGCTGGCTGGAAGTGGCGGCGTTCCTGAAAGAGGACGAGGCCCTGGCTTTTGATTATCTGGCCAATCTTCATGGGGTTGACTACGAAGACCGGATGGAAGTGTACTATCATTTTTACTCCTATCCAAACAGGCAAAGCGTAGCGGTAAAAGTAAAAACGGACCGCGAACAGCCGACGGTGCCTTCCGTGATGAACATCTGGCGGGGAGCGGATTGGAACGAGCGCGAAACGTACGACCTTTTGGGCATTCATTTCCCGGGACATACCGATTTGCGTCGAATTTTGCTCCCGGATGAGTGGGTCGGGCATCCGCTGCGGAAGGACTACGTGCAGTACGACGAGGAGGTGTAA
- the nuoK gene encoding NADH-quinone oxidoreductase subunit NuoK, whose translation MSVSITSYLLVALILFCVGMYGALTKRNAVVVLISIELMLNAVNINLVAFAKYGLYPSITGHIFSLFTMTVAAAEVAVGLAILIALYRNKETVNVDEMDSMKR comes from the coding sequence ATGAGCGTGAGCATTACCTCCTATTTACTAGTGGCCTTGATCCTTTTTTGTGTAGGCATGTACGGCGCACTGACCAAGAGAAATGCAGTCGTCGTCTTGATTTCGATCGAATTGATGCTGAATGCGGTGAATATCAACCTGGTGGCATTCGCCAAATACGGGCTGTATCCGTCGATTACCGGACATATCTTCAGTCTGTTCACGATGACGGTGGCAGCCGCCGAGGTAGCGGTCGGTCTGGCGATTCTGATTGCCTTGTACCGCAACAAGGAAACAGTCAACGTCGATGAGATGGATTCGATGAAACGCTAG
- a CDS encoding complex I subunit 4 family protein, translating into MANSILLTLIVFSPLLAILVLAFIPRYKGGVIKQVGVWGTLLPLVLSLLLFGSFNYEQSGMQFIETAKWISIPIGTLQSGGVFSFDLAYELGVDGISMPLMVLTAIIATLAAVASWNQKKRLKEYFILFHLLLIGMFGVFASQNLFLFFIFFELTLIPTYFLIGIWGYGEREKAANKFLLYNGIGSGVMLIAFIVLFMYLNTMNMGDISSLLASGTHPAAMAMTPAFRFGLFLAIFIAFAVKLPVFPFHTWMLKVHVQAPPAIVMIHSGILLKMGAYGLLRMGIGFFPEQAYQFATWMAVLGLINILYGAVLAFVQKDLKMVMAYSSISHMGIVLLGFAAMNTIGFQGAMFQVVSHGFISALLFFLIGMIWERTQTSMIDEMGGLAKVMPFASGIMLAGAMASLGLPGMSGFISEFFAFLGLFGKMPILAAVGTLGIVLTAAYLLRAILKTTFGPTPDRFTGMADAQPMEVIPLVVLLGFIILIGVYPAVLANPLQQTLKTIVPIVTGIGG; encoded by the coding sequence TTGGCCAATAGTATCTTGCTTACACTCATTGTCTTTTCACCGCTTTTGGCCATCCTGGTTCTGGCGTTTATTCCCCGGTACAAGGGAGGCGTGATCAAGCAGGTCGGTGTCTGGGGAACGCTCCTGCCGCTCGTTTTGTCCCTCTTGCTGTTCGGATCGTTTAACTACGAGCAGTCGGGTATGCAATTCATCGAGACGGCGAAATGGATCTCGATCCCGATCGGCACCTTGCAGTCCGGCGGCGTCTTTTCCTTTGATCTGGCCTATGAGCTGGGCGTGGACGGAATCTCCATGCCGCTGATGGTTCTGACGGCCATCATCGCGACATTGGCAGCCGTGGCGTCGTGGAATCAGAAGAAACGGCTGAAAGAGTATTTTATCCTGTTTCATCTGCTCTTGATCGGCATGTTCGGTGTATTCGCTTCGCAGAATCTGTTCCTGTTCTTTATCTTCTTCGAACTGACGCTGATTCCGACCTATTTCCTGATCGGGATCTGGGGCTACGGGGAGAGGGAGAAGGCGGCCAATAAATTCCTGTTGTACAACGGAATCGGCTCCGGTGTCATGCTGATCGCCTTTATCGTCCTGTTCATGTACCTGAACACGATGAATATGGGGGACATCAGTTCCTTGCTCGCATCGGGCACCCATCCGGCGGCCATGGCGATGACGCCTGCATTCCGGTTTGGACTGTTCCTGGCGATCTTCATCGCCTTTGCGGTAAAACTGCCGGTCTTCCCGTTCCATACCTGGATGCTGAAGGTTCACGTGCAGGCGCCGCCGGCGATTGTCATGATCCACTCCGGAATTTTGCTCAAAATGGGGGCCTACGGTCTTTTGCGCATGGGCATCGGGTTTTTCCCGGAACAAGCCTATCAGTTTGCGACCTGGATGGCTGTCCTCGGGTTGATTAACATTTTGTACGGAGCGGTACTGGCTTTTGTCCAAAAAGACCTGAAGATGGTCATGGCTTACTCCAGTATCAGCCACATGGGCATCGTTCTGCTCGGATTTGCGGCGATGAACACGATCGGTTTCCAGGGCGCGATGTTCCAGGTCGTCTCCCACGGATTCATTTCGGCGCTGCTGTTCTTCCTCATCGGAATGATCTGGGAGCGAACCCAGACCTCGATGATCGACGAGATGGGCGGACTCGCCAAAGTGATGCCGTTCGCCAGCGGGATCATGCTGGCTGGCGCGATGGCATCGCTCGGCTTGCCGGGGATGTCCGGGTTTATCAGTGAATTCTTCGCTTTCCTCGGCTTGTTTGGAAAAATGCCGATTCTCGCGGCGGTCGGTACGCTCGGTATCGTGCTGACAGCGGCCTACCTCTTGCGGGCCATCTTGAAAACGACATTCGGTCCGACACCTGACCGTTTTACGGGTATGGCAGACGCACAACCGATGGAAGTGATTCCACTGGTGGTGCTGCTCGGCTTCATTATCCTGATCGGCGTGTATCCGGCCGTGCTCGCGAATCCGCTGCAGCAGACTTTGAAAACAATCGTCCCCATCGTTACGGGAATAGGAGGGTAA
- a CDS encoding NuoB/complex I 20 kDa subunit family protein: protein MELDLSSIAPELQEELNRNVMFTTLETVKGWVRSNSLWPLTFGLACCAIEMMGTGGARYDLDRFGVIFRASPRQSDVMIVAGTVTKKMAPLLRRLYDQMPEPKWVIAMGSCATAGGPYVKSYSVVKGVDQIVPVDVYIPGCPPNPAALIYGINKLQEKIRYEAKTGKRVTNQ from the coding sequence ATGGAACTAGATCTGTCAAGCATTGCGCCTGAATTGCAAGAAGAGTTGAATCGCAACGTCATGTTTACGACGCTGGAAACGGTAAAAGGTTGGGTTCGCAGCAATTCCCTCTGGCCGCTGACATTCGGTTTGGCCTGTTGCGCGATCGAGATGATGGGGACCGGGGGTGCCCGCTACGACTTGGACCGTTTTGGCGTCATTTTCCGTGCCTCGCCCCGCCAGTCTGACGTGATGATCGTCGCAGGTACCGTCACGAAGAAAATGGCTCCCTTGCTGCGCAGGCTGTACGACCAGATGCCCGAACCCAAATGGGTAATTGCGATGGGCTCTTGTGCGACAGCAGGAGGACCGTATGTGAAGTCCTACAGTGTGGTGAAAGGTGTCGATCAAATCGTTCCGGTGGACGTCTACATCCCGGGGTGCCCGCCTAATCCCGCCGCACTTATTTACGGAATTAACAAACTTCAGGAAAAAATTCGTTACGAAGCGAAGACCGGAAAGCGGGTGACGAATCAATGA
- a CDS encoding NADH-quinone oxidoreductase subunit D, whose product MKQDILTTSTNISSETGIRTEEMLLNVGPQHPSTHGVFRLVVKIDGETIKEAIPVMGYLHRGTEKLAENLTYTQIIPYTDRMDYLAAMTNNYVICHAVETMMGLEIPERAQYLRLIAMELNRVASHLVWWGTYLLDLGAMSPFLFAFRDRETILDLFNELCGARMTFNYMRVGGVKWDAPPGWIEKVKEFVAYMKKELGGYHQLVSGNEIFLNRLRGIGKFDQKTALDYSLSGVMLRSTGIKWDLRKDEPYCIYDRFDFDVPVATEGDCLARYHLRLAEVEQSLRILEQALEQFPSEGEIMGKVPRVIRPPAGEAYVRIESPRGEIGCYIASQGKDKPWRLKFRRPSFTNLQILPALLDGENISDMVAILGSIDIVLGEVDC is encoded by the coding sequence ATGAAACAAGACATCCTGACCACAAGCACAAACATATCTTCTGAAACCGGCATCCGGACAGAGGAGATGCTCCTCAACGTGGGTCCTCAGCACCCGAGTACGCACGGAGTATTTCGTCTCGTAGTCAAAATTGATGGGGAGACCATCAAAGAAGCGATTCCGGTCATGGGTTATCTGCACAGGGGTACGGAAAAACTGGCAGAAAATCTGACATACACGCAAATTATTCCCTATACGGACCGCATGGACTACCTCGCGGCGATGACCAACAACTATGTGATCTGTCATGCAGTGGAAACGATGATGGGGCTGGAAATTCCAGAGCGGGCACAGTATCTTCGCCTGATCGCAATGGAATTGAACCGTGTAGCCAGTCACTTGGTGTGGTGGGGTACCTATTTGCTTGACCTGGGTGCCATGTCACCGTTTTTGTTTGCCTTCAGAGACCGTGAGACGATCCTCGATCTGTTTAACGAGCTTTGCGGCGCACGCATGACCTTTAACTACATGCGCGTCGGCGGCGTGAAGTGGGATGCGCCTCCAGGCTGGATTGAGAAAGTAAAAGAATTCGTGGCCTATATGAAAAAGGAACTGGGCGGTTATCATCAGCTGGTTTCGGGCAATGAGATTTTCTTGAACCGCCTGCGCGGCATCGGCAAATTCGATCAAAAGACAGCGCTGGATTATTCCCTCTCCGGCGTGATGCTTCGCTCCACCGGGATCAAATGGGATTTGCGCAAGGATGAGCCGTACTGCATATACGACCGTTTTGATTTCGACGTTCCGGTAGCGACGGAAGGAGACTGCCTGGCTCGCTATCATCTCCGTCTGGCGGAGGTCGAACAGTCGCTGCGCATTCTGGAACAGGCATTGGAGCAGTTCCCGAGCGAAGGCGAGATCATGGGCAAGGTGCCGCGCGTCATCCGTCCGCCTGCGGGCGAAGCGTATGTGCGGATCGAATCGCCACGCGGCGAGATCGGTTGTTACATCGCAAGCCAAGGAAAGGATAAGCCGTGGCGCCTGAAATTCCGCCGCCCTTCCTTTACCAACCTACAGATTCTGCCTGCGCTGCTGGATGGAGAGAACATCTCTGACATGGTGGCAATCCTGGGCAGCATCGACATCGTGCTTGGGGAGGTAGATTGTTGA
- the nuoN gene encoding NADH-quinone oxidoreductase subunit NuoN, with the protein MDVKDIFSYNWMYLLPEFIILGFATGLSLLDLFAGKRLGRSVIGWLSLAGVLLASVFVFVNIGSMSEPYAYMADTIRIDDYGNAFKLIFLGGVAFTILLSMSYLKHGEVKHGGEYYYLLLTGLLGAMVMASSADLITMFVGLELLSLSSYVLVGLRKKSLQSNESSFKYVVSGAISTAVTLFGMSYVYGLTGTTNIYQIAERLADAAMSGYDFIIYAAFAFLVAGLAFKISAAPNHMWAPDVYQGAATPVTAFLAVVSKAAGFALVFRLLLICYFGVQTDTRFFFEQGALILAVVAGASMIIGNTMALRQTNVKRLMAFSGVAQAGYLLVPFAPPTLLFFGEVTFFLFAYLLASFGVFAVIMIVARDQQTHDLKGFAGLYHRAPLLAVSMSIFLLSLAGIPVTAGFFGKFYIFMGAIAQGSYWLAAIMIATSIVSYYYYFGFIRQMYMRPGTTEAALSVPKGIGVMVVLLALATVVFGAFPGLVTEYVHNYLDPSFNFGDMLPPNFQ; encoded by the coding sequence ATGGACGTAAAAGATATCTTCTCGTATAACTGGATGTACCTTCTGCCCGAATTTATCATTCTGGGATTCGCGACCGGCTTGTCTTTGCTTGATTTGTTTGCCGGGAAGCGTTTGGGCAGATCAGTCATTGGATGGCTGAGCCTGGCGGGGGTATTGCTGGCGTCGGTATTCGTCTTTGTCAACATCGGCAGTATGAGCGAACCGTATGCCTATATGGCGGATACGATCCGCATCGATGATTACGGCAATGCCTTTAAGCTGATCTTCCTCGGGGGAGTCGCTTTTACCATCCTGCTCTCCATGTCTTATCTGAAGCATGGCGAGGTCAAGCATGGCGGCGAGTATTACTATCTGCTGCTGACGGGCCTTTTGGGCGCGATGGTCATGGCGTCCTCGGCTGACCTGATCACGATGTTCGTCGGGCTGGAGCTCTTGTCTCTCTCCTCCTACGTCTTGGTCGGTCTGCGCAAGAAGTCTTTGCAATCCAATGAATCGTCTTTTAAATACGTCGTATCCGGTGCGATTTCCACAGCCGTCACCCTCTTCGGGATGTCTTACGTGTACGGCCTGACGGGCACGACCAATATCTATCAAATCGCGGAACGGCTGGCGGACGCGGCGATGTCCGGCTATGATTTCATTATTTACGCAGCATTTGCCTTTTTGGTGGCGGGGCTGGCGTTCAAGATCTCGGCAGCACCCAATCACATGTGGGCACCAGATGTCTACCAAGGGGCAGCGACTCCGGTCACGGCATTCCTGGCGGTCGTTTCCAAAGCGGCAGGCTTTGCCCTGGTTTTCCGTTTGCTGCTCATCTGCTACTTCGGCGTTCAGACGGATACCCGTTTCTTCTTTGAACAGGGAGCGCTGATCCTGGCTGTGGTGGCGGGAGCCTCGATGATCATCGGGAATACCATGGCCCTGCGCCAGACCAATGTCAAACGGCTGATGGCCTTCTCCGGAGTGGCACAGGCCGGCTATCTGCTGGTGCCGTTCGCACCGCCGACCCTGCTGTTCTTCGGAGAAGTCACCTTCTTCCTGTTTGCTTACCTGCTCGCTAGCTTTGGGGTCTTTGCCGTCATTATGATCGTGGCGCGGGATCAGCAGACCCATGATCTGAAGGGCTTCGCCGGACTGTATCATCGCGCGCCGCTGCTCGCGGTCTCGATGAGCATCTTCCTGCTGTCGCTCGCCGGGATACCGGTGACCGCCGGATTCTTCGGGAAGTTCTACATCTTCATGGGCGCGATTGCCCAGGGCAGCTACTGGCTGGCGGCCATCATGATCGCGACCAGCATCGTGTCGTACTACTACTACTTCGGCTTTATCCGGCAGATGTACATGCGTCCGGGAACGACGGAGGCAGCCTTGTCCGTACCGAAAGGGATTGGAGTCATGGTCGTGCTTCTGGCACTGGCGACCGTCGTGTTTGGGGCATTCCCGGGCTTGGTGACCGAGTACGTGCACAACTACCTGGATCCATCGTTTAACTTCGGCGACATGCTGCCACCGAACTTTCAATGA